A window of Fusarium musae strain F31 chromosome 1, whole genome shotgun sequence genomic DNA:
TGGCTTGGGGAAAGGCCTCCGATATCTACGGCCGGAAGCCGATCATCATCTTTGGCCTTATGAGTTCCATGATCTGTTTCATAGTATGGGGCATGTCTACGAATTTACCTATGGCCATCATTGTCCGAGCCATTATGGGAGGTGGAAACGGAAATGGTGTGTGAGACGAGGACGACACAGAACCCCTCACTAATGTTCTCTAGTCGGTATCATCAGAACAGTGGTTGCTGAGCTGGTCCCTGAGAGGGAACTTCAACCAAGGGCATTCTCCATCATGCCTATTGTTTGGAGCCTGGGTTCTATCATCGGACCCAGTTTCGGAGGTCTCTTTGCTGAACCTGCAGAACAATATCCCGAAATCTTTGGCCATatcgagttcttcaagcgCTTCCCCTTTGCCCTACCAAATCTGATTCTCATGGTTTTCTTTCTATTCTCAGCTACCATTGCAGCCTTGTTTCTCCATGTAAGTCTGTGATAAGAATTGACTGCACGTCATCACTAACAAACCTAGGAAACACTTCCTAGCAAGCGAGGACACCGAGATTGGGGCCTCCTGGTAGGCGAGCGTATCACTCGCTCTTTCAAGACCACTCGTCCAACACTTTCTACCCGTCGAGCTTCGTTTGTAGATGGCGAAGCTACGTCACCGCTTCTTCCTAACAAGACAGTACCAAAGAAGAGGACACACAAAGCTTCAGAACATGCTAAGAAAGAACGCGTCATTACCCGTGCAACAGCCATGAACCTCTTGATCTATACACTTCTCGCATTCCATTCTGTGGCTTATGATCAGATCCTCAGTGTCTTTCTCAGACACCCTGTTGAAGAGCATACTCCTGAGAATACTTCATTTCCCTTCTATTTTTCAGGGGGGTTTGGCATGAAACACAGTGAGGTTGGCACCATATACACCATATATGGCGTCGTATGTTGCGCTGTTCAGTTCCTGATCTACCCTTCGATTGTTGCTCGCTTCGGTGTTTTGCGTTGCTTTAGGGTCTGCTGTAAGCTAGAAGTCATCATTATCGAATTGTTGGTCTCTAATATCTTCTAGGTCTTCTCATGCCACTTGCTTACTTCCTCACCCCTTACTGTGTTCTATTCCCGACACACAAGGGCCGCATGGCCGCTCTCATGGGCGTTATGttcatcaaggctgctggAATCATTGTTGCATTTCCATCTGTCACTATCCTTCTGACAAACTCCTGCACTTCTCTCCGTGTACTTGGTACGCTCAATGGCTACGCCACAACCTTCAGTGGCCTAGGTCGTGCACTTGGTCCAGCTTCGACAGGTGCTCTTTTCACCTGGGGTGCCGATCATGGCTACGTGGTAACTGCATGGTTCTTCCTCATGTTTATTGCTATCTTAGGCGCTATCCCGGCTTACCtcgttgaagaaggagagggtccttccgcttccgcttcaagctcagcagAGAATAGTGACACGGAAAACGACCAggcatcgtcttcatcgagTACGATATTGTTACCTGAAGATTCCGCGATTACGTCTGATTCTGATTCTGAAGAGGAGCTGCCTTTGACCAAGACTAAGTCGAGGTCTGTAGAACAAAGCTACGGAACTATGACTGGACGAAAGTGAGGGCTTCAGTAATCTGCTTTGAAGATACCAAAGACTCCTCATAAAATATGCCGGGTTCATGGCATGTTCTTATGATATATTGTGTCCCTATTCTGAATAGAATTAGTATAGACTCGGACTCTCCTGTCCCGTCATGCCCTATTCTACCCTGTCCAGGTATTCAGTCATGTCCTGAAATATCCTATTCAGTTATCCTCTCTTATTATGTACTTTCATATTGTTGCCTcgaaataatttattattgttaataaaagcttgtGTATTTGGAGGTCTCACTAgataaatagttaataaaagccccCAAAGGCAAGCCGCATATTCCTGAAACCTATAAAAAGCTCCAGCAATTTCAGATTGTGAGCCACTTTCTTCCCTCATTATCATCACCACTTACCCAAGGCTATTTAGCCTTGATTTACACAACAACTACACATCACAGAAGCTATTCAACTGCATAAAACTACTCTAGtaagtattagctatatagcgCTTtattcttttgtttctttgatTAAGTTTTGTGGCAATATGATGCATCTCTAGATTCCTTATATAGAGTTTCCCCTGAGATCTTCAAACTCCCTTCTCCACTCTCAACCTCCGGGCCATTTACCCCTTTGACCTTACTGACTTCACAATAGCCGACAGAAATCATGCCGTCTGAAACCATTCCTGTCGTCTTCGGGGTAAAGAATTTCCaagaggagatcaagaacaccAATGACAAGCGTGAGGCTAAGAACCACGTGAAGAGCGTCCTTGAACATTACGACAACATGAAAAACAACATGCCCCAGCTTGCTCTGGACAAGCTTGCCAATTTTCTGTCGACAGAAAATTGGGTAACATGTgtggccaagccaagccagtaCCgactatataaaatcttgAAGGGCCAGGGACGTAAACACCAGAAGCTTCATTTTGGTATGTGGATGGTTGTTTCGGCCATCTGGCCTAATGTCGACGTTGTCATTGGGCTTGCGGATGATATGTCCAAGCACTGGGGAGTACAATTCCCTGGAACGAGACCATGGTTCCCGCCTAGTCTGTCCGATGACACTATTGAAGACAAATGGGAAGGCAATGTTCTTGAGCCTGTTGAAAGGAAGAACGTCAAGAAGGGTAGGAAGAGCGGAGAGCACGAAGAGTCCggagacgaagaagacaagTCCAGCGACGAAGAGTCTGACGACAGTGACACcgataagaaggaagagaagcgaaaAGCGGACCTTCTCGAAGAAGCCAATGTGAATTCTATAcccaagaaacagaagaaagGCGACAAAGCTGTCACTGTCCTGTCCGACGACGAGAGTGAACCAGGCATAGAAACACTTAAACCCGAGGAAATGAAGACACAACTCCTAAAAGCACAGAACGAAATAGCACAGCTGAGAGGCATGTTGAGAGCCGAgaccaaggacaaggagagATTGGCCAAGGAGAACAACAAGTGGCAGGCCACTGCTCAAGAAAAAATTGCTGCCATGAAGAAAGTGTCCTCCGAAAacaaagagcttgaagacGACAACGTGAAGAAGGCTCGAGTTATCCAACAGTTCAAAGACGAGTTTCGGCAACAGGAGGACGCTATATCcaacaacaaggccaagaacagGGAGACTAAGGCTAAGCTTCAGGACATCAGGCTTAAATACGACAACAGTTTGATTGCTCTTGAAGATGCCACTTCTAAACAGGAGGACACCGAGGCTGAACTCAAAAACACTGAATCCAAACTCGAGAAGTCCCGCAGTAGCGAACAGGATCTCCAGCGACAGATCGTAAACTTACAGCAAAGAGTCAGGGGCTGGGAAGTAGCAGCAGGCCAGGCCAACTACGCCAATCCGGCCACTATCAGCCTGTCAATCCATGGAATAGCCACACAGATGGAAGACGGATTCAATCAGGTGAAAAACGCCATGGCAGAACTCGCAAAGAAAGGGCAGGACGGGTTTGATGCTATTACAAAGGAGATGTCTAAAAAGGACAACTGATTGATTGCAGTTTTCACTGTATTGCATGGGGTTCTGATGTTTTCTGATGTTTTCTGATTTTGTTTTCGGGTTTGCCATGGTATAAGACAGAAAACAGACATAGTACATAACGGCAGTAAACAGGTACCACGTATATGCATGAAAATTGCTACGTTCTCCTAAGACAATGATGATACAGGATGATTGATGTGAGAACACTAGAATGAAGAGGCCCATAACATCCCGGAAATAGTGATAATAAAAACGTTGAATCTTTCTTGATATTGCTACCAAATTgtagtttatataaatctttcaTCATGATGCCACCTTTTCAATCTTCGCCACCATGATGTATTGATGTCCCATCCTGCACAAAGAAAATCCCAGCCATTGGTATATGATAATTTGATACTTTTCCCACACAATCGAAAAAGAAGCCTCGCAGCGCCTATATCACTGCTTGACGTTATATGATGTTCCCTTACCCTGCCCGTGATGATGCTTCCGTTATCAACGCCCATGTAATGCCCACTGCCGCGCtgtgaaaaaaaaaagggggAATCATATTGTAAAGACCAAGCAAGCCCATGAGAGAATCTTGagattaaaaagaaataagcaACCTCCCGCGGTTAGTTTTGATGTAAAATGGCGGTAATGTGTGATGAAAAATGGATAgtcatgatcatcatgacATACAATATCAGCATTGCGGTCGTTTTGAGCCGCATGCCTGATCAGCTAAACGAACAATACGTGGGCGACCTTCGAGGGTCACTTCCACGCTTAGTAAACGTATGGTGAGATTCCTCTCCGGACATCAGGGGTTCTGTACCCCTCTCGCCCATGTCGCTCCCAGTCATGAAGACTGGGATGCGGTCGTGGATGAAGCTCGGTTGGATAGTGAGCATCCCGCTCTCCATCCTCCCATCTCTCACTGCGCCACGGTACCCTGTGGTGCTCATCTGCACTTCGACTACG
This region includes:
- a CDS encoding hypothetical protein (EggNog:ENOG41); this translates as MARIAEPMAYSSVFPYLPSMVSSFGVPTNKVGSWVGLTSGVFSIAQSTTAVAWGKASDIYGRKPIIIFGLMSSMICFIVWGMSTNLPMAIIVRAIMGGGNGNVGIIRTVVAELVPERELQPRAFSIMPIVWSLGSIIGPSFGGLFAEPAEQYPEIFGHIEFFKRFPFALPNLILMVFFLFSATIAALFLHETLPSKRGHRDWGLLVGERITRSFKTTRPTLSTRRASFVDGEATSPLLPNKTVPKKRTHKASEHAKKERVITRATAMNLLIYTLLAFHSVAYDQILSVFLRHPVEEHTPENTSFPFYFSGGFGMKHSLLMPLAYFLTPYCVLFPTHKGRMAALMGVMFIKAAGIIVAFPSVTILLTNSCTSLRVLGTLNGYATTFSGLGRALGPASTGALFTWGADHGYVVTAWFFLMFIAILGAIPAYLVEEGEGPSASASSSAENSDTENDQASSSSSTILLPEDSAITSDSDSEEELPLTKTKSRSVEQSYGTMTGRK
- a CDS encoding hypothetical protein (EggNog:ENOG41), translated to MPSETIPVVFGVKNFQEEIKNTNDKREAKNHVKSVLEHYDNMKNNMPQLALDKLANFLSTENWVTCVAKPSQYRLYKILKGQGRKHQKLHFGMWMVVSAIWPNVDVVIGLADDMSKHWGVQFPGTRPWFPPSLSDDTIEDKWEGNVLEPVERKNVKKGRKSGEHEESGDEEDKSSDEESDDSDTDKKEEKRKADLLEEANVNSIPKKQKKGDKAVTVLSDDESEPGIETLKPEEMKTQLLKAQNEIAQLRGMLRAETKDKERLAKENNKWQATAQEKIAAMKKVSSENKELEDDNVKKARVIQQFKDEFRQQEDAISNNKAKNRETKAKLQDIRLKYDNSLIALEDATSKQEDTEAELKNTESKLEKSRSSEQDLQRQIVNLQQRVRGWEVAAGQANYANPATISLSIHGIATQMEDGFNQVKNAMAELAKKGQDGFDAITKEMSKKDN